Proteins from a genomic interval of Stenotrophomonas sp. 24(2023):
- a CDS encoding MipA/OmpV family protein has protein sequence MKIKLLWPALLCGLSFNALAQAGPADGDEGGPGGPPRWSLGLGAIAKDGAYAGEGSQVMPIPLVNYNGDRFFFRGITAGWKLVGNEAFELNALGKLRFDGFSVDDLGRSELARNGIDRTLLEDRDKALDLGIGAKWTGRAGELELELLADVTDKSGGQEATLQYGYPFQLGIGSITPMAGVTWQSKDMANYYYGTLDSEVARGVVDYKPGAVTLPFVGVQYFRPIGEKWSVMAFAKYSRLPSALQDSPLVEADKKNSATIFVGFSRGF, from the coding sequence GTGAAGATCAAGCTGCTCTGGCCCGCACTGCTGTGCGGGCTGTCGTTCAATGCCCTTGCCCAGGCCGGCCCCGCCGACGGCGACGAGGGCGGCCCCGGTGGCCCGCCGCGCTGGAGCCTGGGGCTGGGTGCCATCGCCAAGGATGGTGCCTATGCCGGCGAAGGTTCGCAGGTGATGCCGATCCCCCTGGTGAACTACAACGGCGACCGTTTCTTCTTCCGCGGCATCACCGCAGGCTGGAAGCTGGTGGGCAATGAGGCGTTCGAGCTGAACGCGCTGGGCAAGCTCCGCTTTGATGGCTTCAGCGTTGATGACCTGGGGCGCAGCGAACTGGCGCGCAACGGCATCGACCGCACCCTGCTTGAAGACCGTGACAAGGCACTGGACCTGGGTATCGGAGCGAAGTGGACCGGCCGTGCCGGTGAACTGGAACTGGAACTGCTTGCCGACGTGACCGACAAGAGTGGCGGGCAGGAAGCCACGCTGCAGTACGGCTATCCCTTCCAGCTGGGCATCGGCTCCATCACGCCGATGGCCGGTGTCACCTGGCAGTCCAAGGACATGGCCAACTACTACTACGGCACGCTGGATTCGGAGGTCGCCCGCGGGGTGGTGGACTACAAGCCTGGCGCAGTGACCCTGCCGTTCGTGGGGGTGCAGTACTTCCGGCCGATCGGCGAAAAGTGGTCGGTGATGGCGTTCGCCAAGTACAGCCGCCTGCCCAGCGCGCTGCAGGACAGCCCGCTGGTGGAAGCGGACAAGAAGAACAGCGCGACGATCTTCGTTGGCTTCTCGCGCGGCTTCTAA
- a CDS encoding efflux transporter outer membrane subunit, whose amino-acid sequence MALLAWGASACSMAPLYERPAAPIATHWSDGTPVAPAPQQAPVVPLHWRGFVTDPGLAHCVAQALANNRSLRQTVLDVEAARAQYRIERATRVPQVQLDATGSRQRTPGQPGVQASYEAGVGLAAFELDLFGRVRSLSDAARHDYLASREVADSARVSLVADVISAYLQRDGAQHRYLLGVQVLEARDASLRLVAQRRSAGLASELDYLDALGLQQQGQADLERIDREFRQASNALALLMGTADAQAQLPALPSTEALLVQDIRPGLPSSLLEQRPDIRAAEQRLQARNASIGAARAAFFPRIALTAAAGTRSSELSGLFGSGSRTWAFSPQITLPLFDAGTNRANLDLAWVRRDTAVAAYEQAVQGAFRDVSDALAAGDTLRREEQASAEAARAGTEALRLASLRYRSGIDDGLRYLDAQRTDYSNRMALAQVRTERQLALVALFRSLGGGWEASAP is encoded by the coding sequence ATGGCCCTGCTGGCATGGGGGGCCTCGGCGTGCTCGATGGCACCGCTGTACGAGCGCCCGGCCGCGCCCATCGCCACGCACTGGAGCGATGGCACGCCGGTTGCGCCGGCGCCCCAGCAGGCACCGGTGGTGCCACTGCACTGGCGAGGCTTTGTCACCGACCCGGGGCTGGCCCACTGCGTTGCGCAGGCGCTGGCGAACAACCGCAGCCTGCGCCAGACCGTGCTGGACGTGGAGGCGGCGCGGGCGCAGTACCGCATCGAGCGTGCCACGCGCGTGCCGCAGGTGCAGCTGGATGCCACCGGCAGCCGCCAGCGCACGCCCGGGCAACCCGGGGTGCAGGCGTCCTATGAGGCCGGGGTGGGGCTGGCGGCGTTCGAGCTGGACCTGTTCGGCCGCGTGCGCAGCCTGTCCGATGCTGCCCGGCACGATTACCTGGCCAGCCGTGAGGTGGCCGACAGCGCCCGCGTGAGCCTGGTGGCCGACGTCATCAGCGCCTACCTGCAGCGCGATGGCGCGCAGCACCGCTACCTGCTGGGCGTGCAGGTACTGGAGGCGCGCGATGCGAGCCTGCGGCTGGTGGCGCAGCGGCGCAGTGCCGGCCTGGCCAGCGAACTGGACTACCTGGATGCGTTGGGCCTGCAGCAGCAGGGGCAGGCCGACCTGGAGCGCATCGACCGGGAGTTCCGCCAGGCCAGCAATGCGCTGGCCCTGCTGATGGGAACGGCCGATGCACAGGCACAGCTGCCGGCGCTGCCCAGCACCGAAGCCCTGCTGGTGCAGGACATCCGCCCGGGGCTGCCGTCGAGCCTGCTGGAGCAGCGGCCGGACATCCGCGCCGCGGAGCAGCGCCTGCAGGCACGCAACGCCAGCATCGGTGCCGCACGCGCCGCGTTCTTCCCCCGCATCGCGCTGACCGCCGCTGCCGGTACCCGCAGCAGTGAACTGTCCGGCCTGTTCGGCAGTGGCAGCCGGACCTGGGCATTTTCACCGCAGATCACGTTGCCGTTGTTCGATGCCGGCACGAACCGGGCGAACCTGGACCTGGCGTGGGTGCGCCGTGACACCGCCGTGGCCGCCTACGAGCAGGCGGTACAGGGGGCGTTCCGCGATGTGTCCGATGCGCTGGCCGCTGGCGATACGTTGCGGCGGGAGGAGCAGGCCAGCGCCGAAGCGGCACGGGCCGGTACCGAAGCGCTGCGGCTGGCATCGCTGCGCTACCGCAGTGGCATCGATGATGGCCTGCGCTACCTGGATGCGCAGCGTACCGACTACAGCAACCGGATGGCGCTGGCCCAGGTACGCACCGAACGCCAGCTTGCACTGGTGGCGCTGTTCCGCAGCCTGGGCGGTGGCTGGGAGGCGTCGGCTCCCTGA
- a CDS encoding response regulator transcription factor, translating into MSILIIEDNAQLAANLYDYLEACGHVLDAAPDGVSGLHLAAARHYDVIVLDWNLPRMDGLTVLRRLRGEAKKKVPVIMLTARDQLADKIDGFEAGLDDYLVKPVALPEIEVRLRSLVARLRQSAAPEDALVVGDLRFDMATAEIQRGGRRIVLTRTGRRLLEVLMRESPQLVTRARLEQVAWGENPPGTDLLRSHMYVLRRAIEQGGEPTLLHTVPGSGYRLFDNAGA; encoded by the coding sequence TTGTCGATCCTGATCATCGAGGACAACGCCCAGCTGGCGGCGAACCTGTACGACTACCTGGAAGCCTGCGGCCACGTACTCGACGCAGCCCCTGATGGCGTGTCCGGCCTGCACCTGGCCGCCGCGCGCCACTACGATGTGATCGTGCTGGACTGGAACCTGCCGCGGATGGACGGGTTGACGGTACTGCGCCGCCTGCGTGGCGAGGCGAAGAAGAAAGTGCCGGTCATCATGCTCACCGCGCGCGATCAGCTGGCCGACAAGATCGACGGCTTCGAGGCCGGGCTGGATGACTACCTGGTCAAGCCGGTGGCGCTGCCGGAAATCGAGGTCCGGCTGCGTTCGCTGGTGGCCCGCCTGCGCCAGTCGGCCGCCCCGGAGGATGCGCTGGTGGTGGGCGACCTGCGCTTTGACATGGCCACCGCTGAAATCCAGCGGGGGGGCCGCCGCATCGTGCTTACGCGCACCGGCCGCCGGCTGCTGGAGGTCCTGATGCGCGAAAGCCCGCAGCTGGTGACGCGTGCGCGCCTTGAGCAGGTGGCCTGGGGCGAGAACCCCCCGGGTACTGACCTGCTGCGGTCCCACATGTATGTGCTGCGGCGGGCCATCGAGCAGGGTGGGGAGCCCACCCTGCTGCACACGGTGCCCGGGTCCGGTTACCGGCTGTTCGACAATGCCGGCGCCTGA
- a CDS encoding efflux RND transporter periplasmic adaptor subunit — protein sequence MPAASHKNLLLAGGVLAALVLLVLVAAALWPSSGVAKAAPAAVLTVTLTPARMMDVPLQVPATGNVSAWQEASIGAESNGLKLVDVRVNVGDTVRKGQVLAVFEAAMVSAELAEATASVALARAQAADARRNQRRAQELDGSGAMSPQVVGQYVAEGQVAQARLEAAQAVEQRQRLRLSQVRVVAPGDGVISARAATVGAVVPAGQELFRLIRDGRLEWRAVVATDDLDRLQPGQPARLSLPGQSRIGATVRMVSPVVDATSHTGLVYVDLPADSALRAGAFATGDIEVGRTRVLTVPQEAVLLRDGFHYVMQVGPAATVVERKITAGQRIGDRVVVDGLREGEAVIASGLGFLGSGDTVHVRPDRTPAARTRVPITPPAAAQGNSP from the coding sequence ATGCCTGCTGCTTCCCACAAAAATCTCCTGCTTGCCGGTGGCGTGCTCGCTGCCCTGGTGCTGCTGGTACTCGTCGCTGCGGCGCTGTGGCCGTCCAGTGGCGTGGCCAAGGCCGCGCCGGCCGCAGTGCTCACCGTGACCCTCACCCCGGCCCGCATGATGGACGTGCCCTTGCAGGTGCCTGCGACCGGCAATGTCAGTGCCTGGCAGGAAGCCAGCATCGGTGCCGAATCCAATGGCCTGAAGCTGGTGGATGTGCGCGTGAACGTGGGCGACACCGTGCGCAAGGGACAAGTGCTGGCCGTGTTCGAGGCCGCCATGGTGAGTGCCGAGCTGGCCGAAGCCACCGCCAGCGTCGCGCTGGCCCGGGCCCAGGCGGCCGATGCCCGGCGCAACCAGCGCCGCGCACAGGAACTGGATGGCTCCGGCGCGATGTCGCCGCAGGTCGTCGGCCAGTACGTGGCCGAAGGGCAGGTCGCGCAGGCGCGCCTGGAGGCTGCCCAGGCCGTTGAACAGCGCCAGCGCCTGCGCCTGTCACAGGTCCGCGTGGTGGCGCCCGGCGATGGGGTGATCAGTGCGCGAGCGGCGACGGTGGGGGCCGTGGTGCCGGCCGGCCAGGAGCTGTTCCGGCTGATCCGCGACGGCCGGCTGGAATGGCGTGCCGTGGTGGCCACCGATGACCTGGATCGCCTGCAGCCGGGCCAGCCGGCGCGGTTGTCCCTGCCGGGGCAGTCCAGGATCGGTGCCACGGTACGCATGGTGTCGCCGGTGGTGGATGCCACCTCCCACACCGGGCTGGTCTATGTCGATCTTCCCGCCGACAGTGCGCTGCGGGCCGGGGCCTTCGCCACCGGGGACATCGAGGTGGGGCGTACCCGCGTGCTGACTGTGCCGCAGGAGGCCGTGCTGCTGCGCGACGGTTTCCACTACGTCATGCAGGTCGGGCCGGCGGCAACGGTGGTGGAGCGGAAGATCACGGCCGGGCAGCGCATTGGTGACCGCGTGGTGGTGGACGGCCTGCGCGAAGGGGAGGCGGTGATCGCCAGCGGGCTGGGTTTCCTCGGCAGTGGTGACACCGTGCATGTGCGCCCGGATCGCACGCCCGCCGCCCGCACCCGCGTGCCGATCACGCCCCCGGCCGCCGCGCAGGGGAACAGCCCGTGA
- a CDS encoding HAMP domain-containing sensor histidine kinase yields the protein MPAPEAPSRRARSVHGWVSAALVGFGLLMVLAFTVQGFRSQYLIEHRYWVHLLQAVSADHAQRVRSGGAATLPHTGLVRSWYLPRGTVPANLPAYLATLPPGRYSTEDGYGEFQRREAFDGAPPFHALVVDLPGGRLVTQLDIAELEDQQNRDSLRSAGWVFLLGLLIVSVIVWLHANLARPVRDLARRMQAIEPGNPTARLPTDYRREEIQIIAQASNAHLERVAQFMERERSLLDQASHEFRTPIAVIAGALDLLRQQQLPGSAQPALGRIEHAVSDLSETMVALLYLAREPLPDDAPAEVVELHTLLPKVLDDHQHLLRSVATQLVLGTLEPTYIAAPEAMVRIAVSNLIRNAVENTPAGAIEVALRQGVVCVSDSGSGFDPVEAARRYRDSLRQLAPTRGQGLGLYLIGRICERFGWRLRIDPRTTGGTVAQLDVTASIIPL from the coding sequence ATGCCGGCGCCTGAGGCCCCATCGCGGCGCGCACGCAGCGTGCATGGCTGGGTCAGTGCGGCGCTGGTGGGGTTCGGGCTGCTGATGGTGCTGGCATTCACCGTGCAGGGGTTCCGCAGCCAGTACCTGATCGAGCACCGCTACTGGGTGCACCTGCTGCAGGCGGTATCGGCCGACCATGCCCAGCGCGTGCGCAGCGGCGGGGCCGCCACGCTGCCGCACACCGGGCTGGTGCGCTCCTGGTACCTGCCGCGCGGGACGGTACCGGCCAACCTGCCGGCATACCTGGCCACGTTGCCACCAGGCCGGTATTCCACCGAAGACGGCTATGGCGAATTCCAGCGCCGGGAGGCGTTCGATGGGGCGCCGCCGTTCCATGCGCTGGTGGTGGACCTGCCCGGCGGGCGGCTGGTCACGCAGCTGGACATCGCCGAACTGGAAGACCAGCAGAACCGCGATTCGCTGCGCAGCGCCGGCTGGGTGTTCCTGCTGGGGCTGCTGATCGTGTCGGTGATCGTCTGGCTGCATGCCAACCTGGCGCGCCCGGTGCGCGACCTGGCCCGGCGCATGCAGGCCATCGAGCCCGGGAACCCGACAGCGCGCCTGCCCACGGATTACCGCCGTGAGGAGATCCAGATCATCGCCCAGGCCAGTAATGCCCACCTGGAACGGGTGGCGCAGTTCATGGAACGCGAGCGCAGCCTGCTGGACCAGGCCAGCCACGAGTTCCGCACGCCGATCGCGGTGATCGCCGGTGCCCTGGACCTGCTGCGCCAGCAGCAGCTGCCCGGTTCGGCGCAGCCGGCCCTGGGCCGCATCGAGCATGCCGTGTCGGACCTGTCCGAAACCATGGTCGCCCTGCTTTACCTGGCACGCGAGCCGCTGCCGGATGATGCACCGGCGGAGGTGGTCGAGCTGCACACCCTGCTGCCCAAGGTGCTGGACGACCACCAGCACCTGCTGCGCAGCGTCGCCACGCAGCTGGTGCTGGGCACGCTTGAACCCACCTATATCGCCGCCCCGGAGGCGATGGTGCGCATCGCGGTCAGCAACCTGATCCGCAACGCGGTGGAAAACACGCCGGCCGGGGCCATCGAAGTGGCCCTGCGGCAGGGCGTGGTATGCGTGTCCGATTCGGGCAGCGGCTTTGACCCGGTCGAAGCCGCCCGGCGCTACCGCGACAGCCTGCGGCAGCTGGCGCCGACGCGTGGGCAGGGCCTGGGCCTGTACCTGATCGGACGCATCTGCGAGCGCTTCGGCTGGCGGCTGCGCATCGACCCGCGCACCACCGGTGGCACGGTGGCGCAGCTGGATGTCACCGCCAGCATCATTCCGCTCTAG
- a CDS encoding DUF1349 domain-containing protein, translating into MATADDNGVDVMRRVTVGGLAAGGVLLATGVQAAAKADAWHGGTWLNEPKQHRVLDGGVLEVVTDEGTDFWRETHYGFTRDSGHFLGIEAPAAFTCQLRIRSRFEKLYDQAGVMVRVNERQWVKAGIELSDGRAMLSSVLTDGRSDWATGPYEADASDFWMRATVQSGVLRLQVSADGRHWPLVRLCPFPVASRYQVGPMTCTPERKGLQVRFSDWMLGPPLGKDLHDLS; encoded by the coding sequence GTGGCGACGGCGGATGACAACGGGGTGGATGTGATGCGACGGGTGACCGTGGGCGGCCTGGCGGCGGGCGGCGTGCTGCTGGCCACCGGCGTGCAGGCCGCGGCCAAGGCCGATGCCTGGCACGGCGGGACGTGGCTCAACGAACCGAAGCAGCACCGCGTGCTCGACGGTGGCGTGCTGGAGGTGGTGACCGATGAAGGCACCGATTTCTGGCGCGAAACCCATTACGGCTTCACCCGCGACAGCGGGCACTTCCTCGGCATCGAGGCACCGGCGGCGTTCACCTGCCAGCTGCGCATCCGCAGCCGCTTCGAGAAGCTCTATGACCAGGCCGGGGTGATGGTGCGGGTGAACGAGCGGCAATGGGTCAAGGCGGGTATCGAACTCAGCGATGGCCGCGCCATGCTCAGCAGCGTGCTGACCGATGGCCGCTCGGACTGGGCCACCGGCCCCTATGAAGCCGATGCGTCCGATTTCTGGATGCGTGCCACGGTGCAGTCCGGCGTGCTGCGCCTGCAGGTCTCGGCCGATGGCCGGCACTGGCCGCTGGTGCGCCTGTGCCCGTTCCCGGTGGCATCGCGCTACCAGGTGGGGCCGATGACCTGCACGCCCGAGCGCAAGGGGCTGCAGGTGCGGTTCTCCGACTGGATGCTGGGCCCGCCGCTGGGCAAGGACCTGCACGACCTGAGCTGA
- a CDS encoding aspartyl/asparaginyl beta-hydroxylase domain-containing protein, with amino-acid sequence MTYSAALVALLLLYCAACLAYVYRWRGRQRYGSLRQYLRKSWPVFAPLNCLLYMTTRRSARAPVIDAGYLHGVCLLRANWQLIRREGLALLANGDLDATCHEGSQGFHDLGFRTFYKRGWRKYYLTWYGTTHRSAQRTCPETLRLLARVPGVRGAMFSLLPPGAELTLHSDPLAGSLRYHLGLATPNDARCFINIDGQAVAWRDGKDFVFDETYPHHARNDTQAMRLILMCDVVRPMNLLGRLANGGFTLLARAMRVPNTGEDTRGVLTWLFAVLSPWRQAGLGLKRRHRKLYVLLKLLLNGSLLLSLLLGLYAMLEWFAALGTVLEQVAAP; translated from the coding sequence ATGACCTACAGTGCCGCCCTCGTGGCCCTCCTGCTGCTGTACTGCGCCGCGTGTCTGGCCTATGTCTACCGCTGGCGCGGGCGCCAGCGCTACGGCAGCCTGCGCCAGTACCTGCGCAAGAGCTGGCCGGTGTTCGCACCGTTGAACTGCCTGCTGTACATGACCACCCGGCGCAGCGCCCGTGCCCCGGTCATCGATGCCGGCTACCTGCATGGCGTCTGCCTGCTGCGCGCCAACTGGCAGTTGATCCGGCGCGAAGGGCTGGCACTGCTGGCCAACGGTGATCTGGATGCCACCTGCCACGAAGGCTCGCAGGGCTTCCACGACCTGGGCTTCCGCACGTTCTACAAGCGGGGCTGGCGCAAGTACTACCTCACCTGGTACGGCACCACGCACCGCTCGGCCCAGCGGACCTGCCCGGAAACCCTGCGCCTGCTGGCACGGGTTCCCGGCGTGCGCGGGGCGATGTTCTCGCTGCTGCCCCCCGGTGCGGAACTGACCCTGCATTCGGACCCGCTGGCCGGTTCGCTGCGCTACCACCTGGGGCTGGCCACGCCCAACGACGCGCGCTGCTTCATCAACATCGATGGCCAGGCCGTGGCCTGGCGCGATGGCAAGGACTTCGTTTTCGACGAGACCTACCCGCACCATGCCCGCAACGATACCCAGGCCATGCGCCTGATCCTGATGTGCGACGTGGTCCGCCCGATGAACCTGCTGGGGCGGTTGGCCAACGGCGGGTTCACCCTGCTGGCCAGGGCGATGCGGGTGCCCAACACCGGCGAGGATACGCGCGGCGTGCTGACCTGGCTGTTTGCGGTGCTCTCGCCCTGGCGACAGGCCGGCCTGGGCCTGAAACGGCGCCACCGCAAGCTGTATGTTCTGCTGAAGCTGCTGCTCAACGGCAGCCTGCTGCTGTCGTTGCTGCTGGGTCTGTACGCCATGCTAGAGTGGTTCGCAGCGCTGGGCACCGTGCTTGAGCAGGTGGCCGCGCCGTGA
- a CDS encoding efflux RND transporter permease subunit: MNLNVSAWSIRNPVAISLLFVLLTVAGVAGFRAMKVQNFPDMDFPVITVNAELPGASPAQLENDVARRIEDAIANVQGIKHITSTLADGTATVTAEFHIEKPVQEAMDGVRDAVAAIRADLPADLLDPTIRKQEVASMPVVTYAVSSSSLDAADLSWFVDGALSRQLLGLPGVGAVSRVGGVDREIRVALDPARLQALNITAVDVSRRLRVQQQEAAGGRADLGGQEHSVRTLATVQTAGDVAQLHLSLGDGRRLRLDQVAAVSDTHAEPRSMALLDGRPVVAFDVLRSRGAGELDVADGVRQAVAALRAAHPGVDIIEAVNHVDPIADNYRGSMMLLLEGAVLAVIVVLCFLRDWRATVIAAVALPLSAVPTFAVMHLMGFSLNTVSLLSLSLVIGVLVDDAIVEIENIERHLLMGKPPLQAATEATNEIGLAVIATTFTLIAVFLPTSLMGGVVGQYFVQFGWTAAVAVFFSLVVARMLTPTMAAYLLRMPTHVARTPRWLRLYLRLARWCLQHRRATLASAAVLVVLGLAVAARLPGEFMPADDGDTSSITVTLPPGSTLAQTRALAEQARAVLQQHPAVRSVYTAIGTAVAGDDGDDDGGTRASVTTATLTANLRPRGERAEVRRQQIEAQFRQALAVVAGARIKVGAGGGGESYAIVLAAEDATALARHARRLEQELRTIPGIGAVVSSASLVRPELVVRPDMARAADLGVTAEAIADALRTATVGDYRQDLAKLNVSERQIPVVVRLQDQGRDDLQMLRRLPVAGARGFVPLGSVADLDLLAGPAELTRYDRRRNVTLQVELNGLPLGEVEKAAAALPALQHVPPGISVGATGDAEAMGELASGFAMAMLAGVLCIYAVLVLLLKDFMQPLTVLIALVLSMPGAFLALWITGASLSMPSMIGLIMLMGITTKNAILLVDYIVMARREQGMGRRRAILDACRKRARPIVMTTLAMGAGMLPVALGLGADASFRAPMAIVVIGGLLTSTVLCLLVIPVAYSQADDLVRWLRTRWKPDATAPAGASPALDP, translated from the coding sequence GTGAACCTCAATGTCTCGGCGTGGTCCATCCGCAACCCGGTGGCGATCAGCCTGCTGTTCGTCCTGCTCACCGTCGCCGGCGTGGCCGGGTTCCGGGCGATGAAGGTGCAGAACTTCCCCGACATGGATTTTCCGGTCATCACGGTCAATGCCGAGCTGCCCGGTGCGTCGCCTGCACAGCTGGAAAACGATGTGGCACGCCGCATCGAAGACGCCATCGCCAACGTACAGGGCATCAAGCACATCACCAGCACGCTGGCCGACGGCACGGCCACGGTAACGGCCGAATTCCACATCGAAAAGCCGGTGCAGGAGGCCATGGACGGCGTGCGCGACGCGGTGGCCGCCATCCGTGCGGACCTGCCGGCGGATCTGCTTGACCCGACCATCCGCAAGCAGGAAGTGGCCAGCATGCCGGTGGTTACCTATGCGGTGTCGTCCTCATCGCTGGATGCGGCGGACCTGTCCTGGTTCGTCGATGGTGCGTTGAGCCGGCAACTGCTGGGCCTGCCCGGCGTGGGCGCGGTGAGCCGGGTGGGGGGCGTGGACCGGGAAATCCGCGTCGCGCTGGACCCGGCACGGCTGCAGGCGCTGAACATCACCGCCGTGGATGTGTCGCGCCGGCTGCGCGTGCAGCAGCAGGAAGCCGCGGGTGGGCGTGCGGACCTGGGCGGGCAGGAACATTCGGTACGTACGCTGGCCACCGTGCAGACCGCCGGCGATGTCGCCCAGCTGCACCTGTCGCTCGGCGATGGCCGGCGGCTGCGGCTGGACCAGGTTGCCGCGGTATCCGACACGCATGCCGAGCCCCGGTCGATGGCGCTGCTCGATGGCCGGCCCGTGGTGGCGTTCGATGTACTGCGTTCGCGTGGCGCGGGCGAGCTGGACGTGGCCGATGGCGTGCGCCAGGCGGTGGCGGCGCTGCGTGCGGCCCACCCGGGCGTGGACATCATCGAAGCCGTCAACCATGTCGATCCAATCGCCGACAACTATCGCGGCTCGATGATGCTGCTGCTGGAAGGGGCAGTGCTGGCCGTGATCGTGGTGCTGTGCTTCCTGCGCGACTGGCGCGCGACGGTGATCGCGGCCGTGGCGCTGCCGCTGTCGGCCGTGCCTACCTTCGCGGTGATGCACCTGATGGGGTTCAGCCTGAACACGGTGTCGCTGTTGTCGTTGTCGCTGGTGATCGGCGTGCTGGTGGACGACGCCATCGTGGAGATCGAGAACATCGAACGCCACCTGCTGATGGGCAAGCCCCCCCTGCAGGCGGCCACCGAGGCGACCAATGAGATCGGCCTGGCGGTGATCGCCACCACCTTCACCCTCATCGCCGTGTTCCTGCCGACATCGCTGATGGGCGGTGTGGTGGGCCAGTACTTCGTGCAGTTCGGCTGGACGGCAGCCGTGGCGGTGTTCTTCTCGCTGGTGGTGGCGCGCATGCTGACCCCCACCATGGCGGCCTACCTGCTGCGGATGCCCACGCATGTGGCACGCACGCCACGCTGGTTGCGCCTGTACCTGCGGCTGGCCCGGTGGTGCCTGCAGCACCGGCGGGCGACATTGGCAAGCGCGGCGGTGCTGGTGGTGCTTGGGCTGGCGGTAGCGGCGCGGCTGCCGGGCGAGTTCATGCCGGCCGATGATGGCGACACCAGTTCGATCACCGTGACCTTGCCGCCGGGCAGCACGCTTGCGCAGACACGGGCGCTGGCCGAGCAGGCGCGTGCCGTGCTGCAGCAGCACCCGGCCGTGCGTTCGGTGTACACCGCCATCGGCACGGCTGTTGCCGGTGATGACGGCGATGACGATGGCGGTACCCGCGCCAGCGTGACCACGGCAACGCTGACCGCCAACCTGCGGCCGCGCGGGGAACGGGCGGAGGTGCGGCGGCAGCAGATCGAGGCGCAGTTCCGGCAGGCGCTGGCGGTCGTGGCCGGTGCCCGCATCAAGGTGGGGGCCGGCGGTGGCGGCGAAAGCTATGCGATCGTGCTCGCGGCGGAGGACGCAACGGCGCTGGCGCGGCATGCGCGCCGGCTGGAACAGGAACTGCGCACGATTCCCGGCATCGGCGCGGTGGTGTCCTCGGCCAGCCTGGTACGGCCGGAACTGGTGGTGCGCCCGGACATGGCGCGTGCCGCCGACCTGGGGGTGACCGCCGAAGCCATTGCCGATGCATTGCGCACGGCCACGGTGGGCGACTACCGGCAGGACCTGGCCAAGCTCAATGTCAGTGAACGGCAGATTCCGGTGGTGGTGCGGCTGCAGGACCAGGGGCGCGACGACCTGCAGATGCTGCGCCGGCTGCCGGTGGCCGGTGCGCGCGGCTTCGTGCCGCTGGGCAGCGTGGCCGACCTGGACCTGCTGGCGGGGCCGGCCGAACTGACCCGCTATGACCGCAGGCGCAATGTCACGCTACAGGTCGAACTCAACGGCTTGCCGCTGGGCGAGGTGGAAAAGGCCGCCGCCGCCCTGCCGGCGCTGCAGCATGTCCCGCCGGGCATCAGCGTGGGAGCCACCGGCGATGCCGAAGCCATGGGCGAACTGGCCAGCGGTTTTGCGATGGCGATGCTGGCCGGCGTGCTGTGCATCTATGCGGTACTGGTGCTGCTGCTGAAGGATTTCATGCAGCCGCTCACCGTGCTGATCGCCCTGGTGCTGTCCATGCCCGGTGCCTTCCTGGCGCTGTGGATCACCGGTGCATCGCTGTCCATGCCCTCGATGATCGGCCTGATCATGCTGATGGGCATCACCACCAAGAACGCGATCCTGCTGGTGGATTACATCGTGATGGCACGGCGCGAGCAGGGCATGGGGCGCCGCCGCGCCATCCTGGATGCCTGCCGCAAACGCGCACGGCCGATCGTGATGACCACCCTGGCGATGGGGGCGGGCATGCTGCCGGTCGCCCTCGGGCTGGGGGCCGATGCCAGTTTCCGCGCCCCCATGGCCATCGTGGTCATCGGCGGCCTGCTGACCTCGACCGTGCTGTGCCTGCTGGTGATCCCGGTGGCATACAGCCAGGCCGACGATCTGGTGCGCTGGCTGCGCACGCGCTGGAAACCGGACGCCACCGCGCCGGCCGGCGCTTCCCCCGCCCTGGACCCCTGA